GCTGGCCCTGCACAACCTTCCGCCCGGCGACTGGGAGCGCGGCGACCGCGGCAATGCCTGCGATCCGCGCCGCATGAGCGAATTTCGCGTCAGCGTGCAGACGGCCCTGCGCTATGCCACCTGCCTGAACGTTCCGTACGTGCACTGCATGGCCGGGATCGTGCCGCCCGGCCTGCCGCCACGGCGGGCACGCGAGGCCTACATCGTCAACCTGCAATATGCGGCCGAGGTCTTCGCGCCCCATGGCATCGGCGTGCTGATCGAGCCGATCAACGGCTTCGACATGCCCGGCTACTTCCTGCAGAAGAGCGCCGATGCGCTGGACATCATCGGCGCCTGCGCGCGGCCCAACCTGTATCTCCAGTACGACATCTACCACATGCACCGGATGGAAGAGCCCCTGGCCGACACGATCCGCG
This is a stretch of genomic DNA from Pseudoduganella chitinolytica. It encodes these proteins:
- the otnI gene encoding 2-oxo-tetronate isomerase: MPRLAANLSMLFTEHSFLDRFAAARDAGFEGVEFLFPYEYAPEDIARRLQDNCLQLALHNLPPGDWERGDRGNACDPRRMSEFRVSVQTALRYATCLNVPYVHCMAGIVPPGLPPRRAREAYIVNLQYAAEVFAPHGIGVLIEPINGFDMPGYFLQKSADALDIIGACARPNLYLQYDIYHMHRMEEPLADTIRAHLPSIRHFQLADAPGRHEPGTGQIDYPSLLRLLDELGYDGWVGCEYRPRDNTVAGLGWRDVIQMR